A single genomic interval of Gossypium raimondii isolate GPD5lz chromosome 11, ASM2569854v1, whole genome shotgun sequence harbors:
- the LOC105803960 gene encoding ADP-ribosylation factor 2 isoform X1, with translation MGMAISRLVRMLFAKKEMRILMVGLDAAGKTTILYKLKLGEIVTTIPTIGFNVETVEYKNVSFTVWDVGGQDKIRPLWRHYFQNTQGLIFVVDSNDRERVSEARDELHRMLSEDELRDATLLVFANKQDLPNAMTVSEITDKLGLHSLRQRRWYIQATCASSGQGLYEGLDWLSSNISNKAR, from the exons ATGGGAATGGCAATATCTAGATTGGTGAGGATGCTTTTTGCAAAGAAAGAAATGAGGATATTGATGGTGGGACTGGATGCTGCTGGCAAAACAACAATCCTTTACAAGTTGAAGCTTGGAGAGATTGTTACTACCATACCAACCATTG GATTTAATGTGGAAACAGTTGAGTACAAAAATGTTAGCTTCACTGTCTGGGATGTTGGGGGACAAGACAAG ATACGACCTCTATGGAGACACTACTTTCAGAATACTCAGGGCCTTATTTTTGTGGTGGATAGTAATGACAGAGAAAGGGTATCAGAAGCTAGAGATGAGCTTCACAGGATGCTCAGCGAG GATGAACTGCGTGATGCAACCTTACTTGTCTTTGCAAACAAGCAAGATCTCCCAAATGCCATGACCGTTTCTGAAATCACGGACAAACTTGGCCTGCATTCACTTCGCCAACGCCGTTG GTACATCCAAGCTACTTGTGCCAGCTCTGGGCAAGGACTTTATGAAGGTCTTGATTGGCTATCCAGCAATATCTCTAACAAGGCAAGATAA
- the LOC105803960 gene encoding ADP-ribosylation factor 2 isoform X2 has product MGMAISRLVRMLFAKKEMRILMVGLDAAGKTTILYKLKLGEIVTTIPTIGFNVETVEYKNVSFTVWDVGGQDKIRPLWRHYFQNTQGLIFVVDSNDRERVSEARDELHRMLSEDELRDATLLVFANKQDLPNAMTVSEITDKLGLHSLRQRRWYIQATCASSGQGLYEGLDWLSSNISNKA; this is encoded by the exons ATGGGAATGGCAATATCTAGATTGGTGAGGATGCTTTTTGCAAAGAAAGAAATGAGGATATTGATGGTGGGACTGGATGCTGCTGGCAAAACAACAATCCTTTACAAGTTGAAGCTTGGAGAGATTGTTACTACCATACCAACCATTG GATTTAATGTGGAAACAGTTGAGTACAAAAATGTTAGCTTCACTGTCTGGGATGTTGGGGGACAAGACAAG ATACGACCTCTATGGAGACACTACTTTCAGAATACTCAGGGCCTTATTTTTGTGGTGGATAGTAATGACAGAGAAAGGGTATCAGAAGCTAGAGATGAGCTTCACAGGATGCTCAGCGAG GATGAACTGCGTGATGCAACCTTACTTGTCTTTGCAAACAAGCAAGATCTCCCAAATGCCATGACCGTTTCTGAAATCACGGACAAACTTGGCCTGCATTCACTTCGCCAACGCCGTTG GTACATCCAAGCTACTTGTGCCAGCTCTGGGCAAGGACTTTATGAAGGTCTTGATTGGCTATCCAGCAATATCTCTAACAAG GCATAA